In Thermococcus thioreducens, a genomic segment contains:
- a CDS encoding class I SAM-dependent methyltransferase, with translation MDVQKELIEKAEKISEELGYKAEFRVMDARKLDFPNENFDLVALLGNPLPHLSIYDFDKIVQEAFKVLKPSGVLFLEYADWVRLLHQGYRDALVEDPFISFHVSLDTTKGQVERLFINLEKRRAISLDKD, from the coding sequence ATAGATGTTCAGAAGGAACTCATAGAGAAAGCAGAGAAAATCTCAGAAGAGCTTGGATATAAAGCGGAGTTTAGAGTTATGGACGCAAGAAAACTCGATTTCCCAAATGAGAACTTTGATTTAGTTGCGCTTTTAGGGAATCCCCTTCCTCATTTAAGCATCTATGACTTTGATAAAATTGTCCAAGAGGCTTTCAAGGTTCTCAAACCTAGTGGGGTTCTGTTCCTTGAATATGCAGACTGGGTTAGACTGCTCCATCAAGGCTATAGAGATGCGCTCGTTGAAGATCCATTCATTTCTTTCCATGTTTCCCTCGATACGACAAAGGGCCAAGTAGAGCGGCTTTTCATTAACCTTGAGAAGAGAAGGGCTATTTCTTTAGATAAAGATTAA
- a CDS encoding class I SAM-dependent methyltransferase → MFRYLGEGADIYYKAFPTTWDATSEIGKKRIIKLKETLRKHLPIKEGKALDVGCGTGISTFALEELGFEVIGIDIRKEAIHQAKEIAKERGSKAKFYFMDAKRLEFENESFDLVTLLGSPLPHFSVYDFDEITMEAYRVLKPKGVLVIEYIDTIKGLYSWHRDVFVEGLLISIYKGFNSVEGLEERFFINLNNGTTFSVKFYLWAPWIAEFILRKAGFEVQSHYIREDSFDSGG, encoded by the coding sequence ATGTTCAGATATCTCGGCGAAGGTGCCGACATTTATTACAAAGCCTTTCCCACTACTTGGGATGCAACGAGTGAAATTGGGAAGAAGAGAATAATAAAGTTAAAAGAGACCTTAAGGAAGCATCTGCCCATAAAGGAAGGAAAAGCTTTGGATGTTGGCTGTGGCACTGGAATTTCAACTTTTGCCTTAGAAGAGCTCGGCTTCGAGGTTATTGGAATAGACATTAGAAAAGAAGCAATCCATCAAGCTAAGGAAATCGCAAAGGAAAGAGGCTCAAAAGCCAAGTTTTATTTTATGGATGCCAAAAGACTGGAGTTTGAAAATGAAAGCTTTGATCTTGTAACTTTATTGGGCTCTCCCCTACCCCATTTTAGTGTTTACGACTTTGACGAGATAACTATGGAAGCTTACCGGGTCTTAAAGCCAAAGGGAGTGCTTGTAATTGAATACATAGATACGATAAAAGGACTTTATAGCTGGCACAGAGATGTTTTTGTAGAGGGCTTGTTGATTTCCATTTACAAAGGCTTTAACTCCGTTGAAGGCTTAGAAGAAAGATTTTTCATAAATTTAAACAACGGAACAACTTTTAGCGTTAAGTTCTACCTTTGGGCACCATGGATTGCAGAATTCATCCTAAGAAAAGCTGGTTTTGAAGTACAAAGCCATTACATAAGAGAGGATAGTTTTGACAGTGGGGGTTAA
- a CDS encoding CPBP family intramembrane glutamic endopeptidase, producing the protein MFKMERWFKGFLLTIGLSAMVVSNKFINLGPARRFLCIGEVAFIVFAVLNLSGYSREELGLGGEFSFAKHVLFPFAFFVLPLAVVVFLPHNAMPLWKFILYFLNFLITVGLVEELLFRGLLFASLEERFGSWVALLGNSTIHWLFHFAAGINISQLIAALILSSYRLTFRRIEPLIIVHGLWDATFIALKPEFKGSSALLVLLPFWGGALLSIIVYLAEKGMEETKGDASEG; encoded by the coding sequence ATGTTCAAAATGGAGAGATGGTTCAAAGGCTTCCTGCTGACCATTGGACTGAGCGCGATGGTGGTCTCAAACAAGTTCATCAACTTGGGCCCGGCCCGGAGGTTTCTCTGCATTGGGGAGGTAGCCTTCATTGTCTTTGCCGTCCTAAATCTTTCAGGTTACAGCCGGGAAGAGCTCGGTCTCGGCGGGGAGTTCAGCTTTGCCAAACACGTTCTCTTCCCCTTCGCTTTCTTCGTACTCCCCCTTGCAGTTGTGGTCTTTCTCCCCCACAATGCCATGCCACTCTGGAAGTTCATCCTCTACTTCCTGAACTTTCTCATCACAGTGGGCCTCGTTGAGGAGCTTCTCTTCAGAGGCCTTCTCTTCGCGTCCCTTGAGGAACGTTTCGGCAGTTGGGTTGCCCTCCTCGGAAATTCAACAATACATTGGCTCTTTCACTTCGCCGCTGGAATTAATATAAGCCAGCTCATCGCGGCATTGATACTCTCTTCATACAGGCTTACCTTCAGGAGGATAGAACCACTAATCATCGTCCACGGATTGTGGGACGCGACGTTCATAGCATTGAAACCCGAGTTTAAGGGTTCCTCGGCCCTTCTAGTACTCCTGCCTTTCTGGGGTGGAGCGTTGCTTTCCATCATTGTCTACCTCGCTGAAAAGGGGATGGAAGAGACAAAAGGTGATGCTTCCGAGGGTTAA
- a CDS encoding GNAT family N-acetyltransferase: MLYYLSPEERGKGYGTEAVKLLCEYAFAHLNLRKVWAKVHEDNLPSIRVLEKNGFALAGRLREHVWSDGRYLDELIYERFRENYERPAKTT, from the coding sequence ATACTCTACTACCTCTCGCCGGAGGAGAGGGGGAAGGGCTACGGGACGGAGGCGGTAAAGCTCCTCTGCGAATACGCCTTCGCTCACCTCAACCTCCGCAAGGTCTGGGCGAAAGTCCATGAGGACAATCTGCCATCAATCAGAGTTCTCGAAAAGAACGGCTTTGCTCTCGCCGGCAGGCTGAGGGAGCACGTCTGGAGCGACGGGAGATACCTCGACGAGCTGATATACGAGAGGTTTAGAGAGAACTATGAACGACCCGCCAAAACAACTTGA
- a CDS encoding BlaI/MecI/CopY family transcriptional regulator, with product MPDDDLTREVQELRKALEELRESFAVVSQMAQAYLRLINLYAQYGGLGIEVAVPEIKHDPISREIVRILFDLKRANMSQIARELKGRRGKASRNTVRTKLRELVELGIVVEVPGERGKVYALSREVVKKWLEMIGMPIRFDQTNDY from the coding sequence ATGCCTGACGATGACCTCACCAGGGAAGTCCAGGAGCTCAGAAAGGCACTTGAGGAGCTCAGGGAGAGCTTCGCAGTGGTCTCCCAGATGGCGCAGGCCTATCTGAGGCTCATCAACCTCTACGCCCAGTACGGCGGGCTTGGCATAGAAGTTGCCGTCCCTGAGATAAAGCATGACCCCATATCGCGTGAAATTGTTCGTATCCTCTTCGACCTGAAGAGGGCGAACATGAGCCAGATAGCGCGGGAGCTGAAGGGCAGGCGCGGAAAGGCCTCTCGGAACACGGTCAGGACAAAGCTGAGGGAGCTGGTTGAGCTCGGCATCGTTGTCGAGGTTCCCGGTGAGAGGGGAAAGGTCTATGCACTCTCCCGCGAAGTGGTCAAAAAGTGGCTCGAAATGATCGGAATGCCGATTAGGTTTGACCAGACTAACGATTATTGA
- a CDS encoding S1 family peptidase yields MELVGINELKGKFSTSLPSYGGMFINEEKGLIFVYVKDEKDKEELKQALGKYRGKVNVVFLRGKYSFEQLVKWKNLALNLDIEKLGISGIDADEAHNMLTIELTKVTQEKLKTLEHELDRLRIPKTAIRIEEVGRMSLDSSPTEVFDPLIGGIGIRISPGDSSTCTLGFTAKISGEDYFVTAGHCAGFGNTGDSVYQPWGNGSWRKVGIVFKNPPLRYENGNHVRESDSLLVKVSGRGIAPQIYSGWEVEGTTISVVGLYVCKFGIGTRETNCGHVMKTNKVSVLKGNILITDTSEVVGMEHAGGDSGAPVFVKPYYTPSTRIVGIHFGGVEGTTITGFSEIDGIFRELGNMRLHTMGKRSIIAVSILLLLFFGAFVFSRAMKTAEIYVTVYYPGELEADGYYVKDDQITLKFHVLKGSEGLKGHFEKFKIRCFLCNLDLENATVVVDIDGTPLYPTCRDYIMSFDKGGNIKGMHYVVSPYNLTEIAKIRILEGYGFRELKFENNTLIVLLSPGNGEEVEIIRSNIIAEHQKGLERGWIKVVYTDGSKKWEGRVYSMGKGECPVLIEAGDS; encoded by the coding sequence ATGGAGTTGGTAGGAATTAATGAACTCAAGGGGAAATTCTCAACAAGTTTGCCTTCTTACGGTGGGATGTTTATTAACGAGGAGAAAGGATTAATCTTCGTGTATGTGAAGGATGAGAAAGATAAGGAGGAACTCAAACAGGCATTAGGAAAATACAGAGGAAAAGTGAACGTAGTATTCCTAAGAGGAAAATATAGCTTTGAACAGTTAGTAAAGTGGAAGAACTTGGCTTTAAATCTTGACATTGAAAAACTCGGTATTTCAGGCATTGACGCTGATGAGGCCCACAATATGCTAACAATAGAACTTACAAAGGTAACACAAGAAAAGCTAAAGACTCTTGAACATGAATTGGACAGACTGAGGATACCCAAAACAGCCATACGAATAGAAGAAGTTGGAAGAATGTCACTTGATAGTTCCCCTACTGAAGTGTTTGATCCCCTCATTGGGGGAATTGGCATTCGGATAAGCCCAGGGGATTCTTCAACATGTACTCTTGGATTCACCGCGAAAATCAGTGGTGAGGATTACTTTGTAACTGCGGGCCACTGTGCCGGATTTGGAAATACAGGAGATTCGGTATATCAACCCTGGGGTAATGGTTCATGGCGCAAAGTTGGTATAGTATTCAAAAATCCTCCCCTCAGGTATGAAAACGGGAACCATGTTAGAGAGAGTGACAGTTTGTTAGTAAAAGTTTCTGGAAGAGGGATAGCTCCGCAAATTTATTCCGGATGGGAAGTTGAAGGAACCACAATAAGTGTAGTTGGGTTATATGTGTGCAAATTCGGAATAGGGACAAGAGAAACAAATTGTGGTCATGTTATGAAAACAAATAAGGTCTCAGTGCTAAAAGGGAACATTTTAATTACAGATACTTCCGAAGTCGTAGGGATGGAGCATGCAGGAGGGGATAGTGGGGCACCGGTGTTCGTGAAGCCGTACTATACTCCGAGTACAAGGATAGTGGGAATTCACTTCGGCGGAGTGGAAGGGACAACAATCACAGGTTTCAGTGAAATTGACGGAATATTCCGTGAGCTGGGAAATATGAGGTTGCATACAATGGGTAAGCGCTCGATAATAGCCGTTTCCATTCTTCTTTTGCTATTTTTCGGAGCTTTTGTATTTTCCCGAGCAATGAAAACGGCCGAGATTTATGTGACCGTCTATTATCCTGGAGAACTCGAGGCTGATGGCTACTACGTAAAAGATGATCAAATAACTCTGAAGTTCCACGTCCTCAAGGGTTCTGAGGGCCTCAAAGGGCACTTCGAAAAGTTCAAAATTCGGTGCTTTCTCTGCAACCTCGACCTTGAGAACGCAACCGTTGTGGTTGATATTGATGGAACACCTTTGTATCCAACCTGCAGAGATTACATCATGAGTTTCGACAAAGGGGGTAACATCAAGGGAATGCACTATGTCGTTAGTCCTTACAACTTGACCGAGATTGCGAAGATTAGGATTTTGGAAGGATACGGATTCAGAGAGCTAAAATTTGAAAATAATACTCTGATCGTTTTATTATCCCCTGGAAATGGTGAAGAAGTTGAGATTATTCGGTCAAATATCATAGCAGAACACCAGAAAGGGCTTGAGAGGGGATGGATAAAGGTTGTTTATACTGATGGAAGTAAAAAATGGGAGGGTAGAGTGTACAGCATGGGAAAAGGGGAGTGTCCGGTGCTCATCGAGGCAGGTGACTCCTAA
- a CDS encoding GNAT family N-acetyltransferase: MKPIIREAKLEDKPFIEEIASLTWGGEDYLARVFDEWLGDNFYVLEVDGKVIGTAKLTLLPGKVGWLEGLRVHPDYRGRGYGRKLHSFMLELGERLAREGEIEALEFSTYFLNRESIAMAKRDGFSITAKFFNLGASVETFEPERAGRTELSMEDLAFGIIPLGWKFVHRSGEALDWLREKGEVYEINGFKFLAPKGEVTFTPLSTGLACLKAMLPGMAWVAREKGRGEFDIMIPSGMKPVLPGLKRLGLFLWDETEEPNVLVFRKKLV, from the coding sequence ATGAAACCCATCATCCGCGAGGCCAAGCTTGAGGATAAACCCTTCATAGAGGAGATAGCGAGCCTGACGTGGGGTGGTGAGGACTACCTGGCGAGGGTTTTCGATGAGTGGCTCGGCGATAACTTCTACGTCCTTGAGGTCGATGGAAAGGTTATAGGCACGGCTAAGCTGACGCTTCTCCCGGGAAAGGTCGGCTGGCTGGAGGGACTGAGGGTTCATCCGGACTACAGGGGCAGGGGCTACGGGAGGAAGCTCCACAGCTTCATGCTCGAACTGGGCGAAAGGCTCGCCCGTGAGGGGGAGATTGAGGCCCTTGAGTTCTCCACGTACTTCCTGAACAGGGAGAGCATAGCAATGGCAAAGAGGGACGGATTCTCGATAACCGCGAAGTTCTTCAACCTGGGGGCGAGTGTGGAGACCTTTGAGCCGGAGAGGGCGGGGAGGACGGAGCTGAGTATGGAGGACCTTGCCTTTGGCATCATCCCTCTTGGCTGGAAGTTCGTCCACAGAAGCGGGGAAGCCCTCGACTGGCTGAGGGAAAAGGGTGAGGTGTACGAGATCAACGGCTTCAAGTTCCTTGCCCCGAAGGGCGAGGTTACCTTCACTCCGCTTTCCACCGGTCTGGCGTGCTTAAAGGCTATGCTTCCCGGAATGGCGTGGGTTGCACGAGAGAAGGGACGGGGAGAGTTCGACATCATGATCCCCAGCGGCATGAAACCAGTCCTGCCGGGACTGAAGAGGCTCGGCCTCTTCCTCTGGGACGAAACCGAGGAACCGAACGTGCTGGTATTCAGGAAAAAGCTGGTTTAA
- a CDS encoding GNAT family N-acetyltransferase: MRIKLLETDTELRKCLEIAKDLPEWFNEAGLRTMKRDLRSEKTFIAVNDREQEVLGFIILKPLNEKALEILWMAVRRELRGKGIGTKLLRFVENWAKGEGFELLVVKTSGDLSYKPYDETRRFYERRGFVRIALIDPYPEWGEPALIYAKCLRNV, translated from the coding sequence ATGAGGATCAAACTCCTTGAAACCGATACTGAGCTAAGAAAATGCCTTGAGATTGCCAAGGACCTGCCGGAGTGGTTCAACGAGGCCGGGCTTAGGACGATGAAGCGCGACCTGAGAAGTGAAAAGACGTTCATAGCCGTTAATGACAGGGAGCAGGAAGTCCTCGGTTTCATAATCCTCAAGCCCCTCAACGAAAAAGCCCTTGAAATCCTCTGGATGGCCGTTAGGCGGGAGCTGAGGGGTAAGGGGATAGGTACGAAACTGCTTCGCTTCGTGGAAAACTGGGCAAAAGGGGAGGGTTTCGAGCTCCTCGTCGTCAAGACCTCGGGCGACCTCTCGTATAAGCCCTACGACGAGACGAGGCGCTTCTACGAGCGGAGGGGCTTCGTCAGGATAGCGCTGATTGACCCCTACCCCGAGTGGGGCGAGCCGGCGCTGATTTACGCCAAATGCCTGAGAAACGTTTAA
- a CDS encoding MFS transporter, with the protein MRWSEVPRDAKAYMLYHTLIAPGLIVWILFPLYLMETGYSVLEVGAFFTAINIVAVPLTYLFGRLFNRWDIKKGLIVIDLLDGIAYVLYGLAKGAVAPLILFAGRTVEKLSTVLYPLYRAYEQIIYPEDKYEEIFAWHLRLPEIARLITFPVLGYIFGYLYPGAENYRWAFVFFGLFSAVTVAYIWFFLPPVGREERITPEGFTFKAGEFKLLLAFEALLTLAWALAPELVLINYVVFVLHKTVFEVTLIACASSLASIIGTYASERVPKGKGFQVIGLGMFINALYALVMALAPPFWLVLVIYTLGDFGNTLWFPFYRSWQFSLIPKERTSEFHAAISSYNRLIGLFTPFVAGALASLHATLPYAASLVLFLAAGAMFWWLAGKGIYSKTAS; encoded by the coding sequence ATGCGCTGGAGCGAAGTTCCGCGAGATGCTAAGGCGTACATGCTCTACCACACGCTCATCGCTCCCGGTTTAATAGTCTGGATACTCTTCCCGCTCTACCTAATGGAGACCGGCTACTCCGTTCTTGAGGTCGGGGCGTTCTTTACCGCCATAAACATCGTCGCGGTTCCCCTAACTTATCTCTTCGGCCGGCTCTTCAACCGCTGGGATATCAAGAAGGGCCTTATAGTTATAGACCTCCTCGACGGCATCGCCTACGTTTTGTATGGCCTCGCCAAGGGCGCCGTCGCCCCGCTAATACTCTTCGCCGGAAGAACCGTGGAGAAGCTATCAACCGTGCTTTACCCCCTCTACAGGGCCTACGAGCAGATAATCTACCCCGAGGACAAGTACGAGGAGATATTCGCATGGCACCTCCGTCTGCCGGAGATAGCGAGGCTGATAACCTTCCCGGTTCTCGGCTATATCTTCGGCTACCTCTATCCCGGCGCGGAGAACTACCGCTGGGCGTTCGTCTTCTTCGGCCTCTTTTCAGCCGTAACTGTTGCCTACATCTGGTTCTTCCTGCCCCCGGTCGGCAGGGAGGAGAGAATAACGCCGGAGGGCTTCACGTTTAAGGCCGGCGAGTTCAAGCTCCTGCTGGCGTTCGAGGCTTTGCTGACCCTCGCCTGGGCTTTAGCTCCAGAGCTGGTGCTCATCAACTACGTCGTCTTCGTGCTTCACAAGACAGTGTTTGAGGTAACGCTGATAGCCTGCGCGAGCAGTCTGGCCTCAATAATCGGCACCTACGCAAGCGAGAGGGTTCCGAAGGGGAAGGGATTCCAGGTCATAGGCCTCGGGATGTTCATCAACGCCCTCTATGCCCTCGTGATGGCTCTAGCACCGCCCTTCTGGCTTGTGTTGGTCATCTACACGCTGGGAGACTTCGGAAACACCCTCTGGTTCCCCTTCTACCGCTCCTGGCAGTTCTCATTGATTCCAAAGGAGCGCACCAGCGAGTTTCATGCGGCGATATCGAGCTACAACAGGCTTATCGGCCTCTTCACGCCCTTCGTTGCCGGAGCACTGGCAAGCCTTCACGCGACGCTCCCGTACGCGGCGAGTCTGGTGCTGTTTTTGGCGGCTGGAGCTATGTTCTGGTGGCTGGCTGGGAAAGGTATCTATTCAAAAACCGCGAGTTAG
- a CDS encoding toxin-antitoxin system TumE family protein: MLEKSLAVKSYEILDYKQGDSFYFLKIRVELIDRSVLYIREFVSEEDYNYSFQWQKNGKLIVRWDNAPHHKNVETFPHHKHVGSKDNVRPSKEVSLEDVLRIIEEKLKR; this comes from the coding sequence TTGCTTGAGAAGAGCTTAGCAGTCAAAAGCTACGAGATTCTAGACTACAAGCAGGGGGACAGTTTTTACTTTCTGAAAATCAGGGTAGAACTGATAGATAGAAGCGTTCTTTACATCAGGGAATTTGTATCGGAAGAAGATTACAACTACTCTTTCCAATGGCAGAAAAACGGAAAACTTATAGTCCGCTGGGACAACGCGCCCCATCACAAAAACGTAGAAACATTTCCACATCATAAGCACGTCGGTTCCAAGGATAACGTTCGGCCTTCCAAGGAGGTTTCACTGGAGGACGTTCTGAGGATCATTGAAGAAAAATTGAAGAGGTAG
- a CDS encoding nicotinamide-nucleotide adenylyltransferase — MVKRGLFVGRFQPVHNGHIKALEFVFSQVDEVIIGIGSAQASHTLKNPFTTSERMEMLIRALNEAGMDKRYYLIPLPDINFNAIWAAYVVSMVPRFDVVFTGNSLVAQLFREKGYEVIVQPMFRKDILSATEIRKRMVEGKPWEELVPKSVAEFIREIKGCERIKMLATNLEKNEKELQAPIRIPEF; from the coding sequence ATGGTCAAGCGCGGCCTCTTCGTCGGCCGGTTTCAGCCGGTCCACAACGGCCATATAAAGGCTCTCGAATTCGTTTTTTCACAGGTCGATGAGGTCATCATAGGCATCGGAAGCGCCCAGGCGAGCCATACGCTGAAAAACCCCTTCACGACGAGCGAGAGGATGGAGATGCTTATCAGGGCCCTGAACGAGGCCGGCATGGACAAACGCTACTACCTGATTCCGCTCCCGGACATCAACTTCAACGCCATCTGGGCGGCCTACGTGGTGAGCATGGTTCCCCGCTTCGACGTCGTCTTCACCGGCAACTCCTTGGTTGCACAGCTCTTCCGCGAGAAGGGCTATGAGGTCATCGTCCAGCCCATGTTCAGGAAGGACATCCTCTCTGCCACAGAGATAAGGAAGCGCATGGTTGAAGGAAAACCCTGGGAGGAGCTGGTTCCAAAGAGCGTGGCCGAGTTCATCAGGGAGATAAAGGGCTGCGAGAGGATAAAAATGCTCGCCACGAACCTTGAGAAGAACGAGAAGGAGCTCCAGGCGCCGATAAGGATTCCGGAGTTTTGA
- a CDS encoding type II toxin-antitoxin system VapC family toxin: MRSSLVDSSVIIEALKGNPVAKRLLQSIENDPKFINPIIFSEVPFVFLKLVTGKSYLTLRGNPEAIEKHRDKLEKVYLYLRDNFSELPLTEEIEEKAFEFILNYGLLPNDALILSTAKFYGLALVTPDVDFSFPASSEGIALITGDSFGETERVVQKD; the protein is encoded by the coding sequence ATGAGGAGCTCTTTGGTTGATTCATCGGTTATCATTGAGGCTCTAAAGGGTAATCCCGTTGCCAAGCGACTGCTTCAGTCAATTGAGAACGACCCGAAGTTCATAAACCCAATAATTTTCAGTGAAGTCCCCTTTGTTTTTCTGAAACTCGTTACTGGTAAGAGCTACCTTACACTGAGGGGCAATCCTGAGGCGATTGAAAAACACCGTGACAAACTTGAGAAGGTGTATCTTTATCTCAGGGACAATTTCTCGGAGCTTCCCCTTACGGAGGAAATCGAGGAAAAAGCCTTTGAGTTTATTCTAAATTACGGCCTGCTCCCCAACGATGCCCTAATACTTTCCACCGCGAAGTTCTATGGGCTGGCACTCGTGACCCCTGATGTGGACTTTTCCTTCCCTGCCAGCTCGGAGGGGATAGCCCTTATCACGGGCGATTCGTTCGGCGAAACTGAACGAGTCGTTCAGAAAGATTGA
- a CDS encoding SAM hydrolase/SAM-dependent halogenase family protein has protein sequence MITLTTDFGLRGPYVGEMKAAMLRLNPEAVIVDVSHSITRHSILEGSFVMEQVVKYSPEGTVHVGVIDPGVGTERKAIIIEGEQFLVVPDNGLATLPLKHIKARKAWEIDFEKVKRFTKWGISSTFHGRDVFGPVGALLDAWVEPDKLGSEIPLESLIRLDIEPRKEDDLWLLKVIYVDDFGNVILNLEDYGRPGEVELVDLGLKIPYLDTYGQVEPGKLLALPGSHDYLEIAVNQGSAAEMLGLKVGDEVRVRLI, from the coding sequence ATGATAACGCTGACGACTGACTTCGGCCTTAGGGGCCCTTATGTTGGAGAGATGAAGGCTGCCATGCTGAGGCTCAACCCGGAGGCGGTAATCGTTGACGTCAGCCATTCAATAACCCGGCATTCCATTCTTGAGGGCTCTTTTGTGATGGAGCAGGTGGTCAAGTACTCCCCCGAGGGGACGGTTCACGTTGGCGTTATAGACCCCGGCGTTGGAACCGAGAGAAAAGCAATAATAATCGAGGGCGAGCAGTTCCTCGTCGTTCCGGACAACGGCCTGGCCACGCTTCCGCTCAAGCACATTAAGGCGAGGAAAGCTTGGGAGATAGACTTTGAGAAGGTGAAGCGCTTCACGAAGTGGGGGATAAGCTCGACCTTCCACGGAAGGGACGTCTTTGGGCCGGTTGGTGCCCTGCTTGATGCATGGGTCGAGCCGGATAAGCTCGGAAGCGAGATTCCTCTGGAAAGCTTAATCAGGCTGGACATCGAGCCGAGAAAGGAAGACGACCTCTGGCTGCTCAAGGTGATTTACGTCGACGACTTTGGCAACGTCATACTGAACCTTGAGGACTACGGAAGGCCCGGGGAAGTCGAGCTGGTTGATCTGGGGCTCAAAATACCCTATCTGGACACCTACGGCCAGGTGGAGCCCGGCAAACTGCTGGCTCTCCCAGGAAGCCACGACTACCTTGAGATAGCCGTCAACCAGGGGAGCGCCGCTGAAATGCTCGGTCTGAAGGTTGGGGATGAGGTCAGGGTGAGGTTGATTTAG
- a CDS encoding transglutaminase-like domain-containing protein, translating into MVMRRLIPLLLILIVVVSGCLFKPPAEVRFSVDRTLVRPGGTIHVMILVNNTGKVGLTGATLVLGDDSFQILQEPKFPEILPVGDAVQLVWILRAPMKPGVYNLKLSLELTDELKRSWTGFYGQFRITVSSEAGPSDEVEVSVEAPRMIGGGETANLTVVIKNKLDVPVELRDLSFNLFNGMKVVSATALPATVDGKGEVRVSYTVKAPYAYREGYISAILKYAISGAEGSTVKSFPMKVVWRPWNQSSEILKEAYGLKYHWVTDGYIVDGYWTERYNSTSEFNRIEFRNITLKIIGNSESEFQAAEAIYEWMMRTYSLGDTTSSLEPSKILQQDRISYAEAQILITAMLRSVDVPARIITLSNGTDCTARPMTEFYTADGWYIVDVRHGFVGSIDEYIASPYFPKVYQLVTRDGYRIVAQAPATLKGHEHVDVTGDFLANLEDRLLKIVNERLNPELRSKLMIVMNNLDENERLYALFIFASAPSEDDLNRVLSEYSTDKIEQDVKTMYEFYKDMSWRDDFTRYWKIFAGEV; encoded by the coding sequence ATGGTCATGAGAAGGCTGATCCCCCTCCTGCTGATTCTCATCGTGGTGGTTTCGGGCTGCCTCTTCAAACCACCGGCCGAGGTGAGGTTCTCCGTTGACAGAACTCTTGTACGGCCGGGCGGAACGATTCACGTGATGATCCTTGTCAACAACACCGGCAAAGTTGGCCTTACCGGTGCGACGCTTGTCCTGGGCGATGACAGCTTCCAGATACTCCAAGAGCCAAAGTTCCCGGAGATACTCCCTGTAGGAGATGCAGTGCAGCTTGTCTGGATTCTGAGGGCGCCTATGAAGCCCGGAGTTTACAACCTGAAGCTGTCCCTTGAGCTTACAGACGAGCTCAAACGCTCCTGGACGGGCTTTTACGGACAGTTCAGGATAACGGTATCGAGCGAGGCCGGGCCATCAGACGAGGTCGAGGTCAGCGTGGAGGCGCCCAGGATGATCGGCGGTGGAGAAACCGCAAACCTAACGGTGGTAATCAAAAACAAGCTCGATGTCCCGGTGGAGCTCCGTGACCTCAGCTTCAACCTGTTCAACGGCATGAAGGTCGTAAGCGCCACAGCCCTCCCCGCAACGGTTGACGGAAAGGGGGAGGTCAGGGTAAGCTACACGGTAAAGGCTCCCTACGCCTACCGCGAGGGGTACATCTCGGCGATCCTCAAGTACGCGATAAGCGGCGCCGAGGGCAGCACCGTTAAAAGCTTTCCAATGAAGGTGGTGTGGAGGCCATGGAACCAGAGCAGTGAAATCCTCAAAGAGGCCTACGGTCTGAAGTACCACTGGGTAACCGACGGATACATAGTTGACGGCTACTGGACGGAGCGCTACAACTCAACGTCGGAGTTCAACAGGATCGAGTTCAGGAACATCACCCTTAAGATAATAGGGAACTCCGAATCCGAGTTCCAGGCCGCGGAGGCAATATACGAATGGATGATGAGAACATATTCCCTGGGCGATACAACTTCCAGCCTCGAACCTTCAAAGATACTCCAGCAGGACAGGATAAGCTACGCCGAGGCACAGATACTGATCACTGCTATGCTCCGCTCGGTGGATGTTCCGGCGAGGATAATAACGCTCTCGAACGGAACAGACTGTACAGCGAGGCCCATGACGGAGTTCTACACCGCCGACGGCTGGTACATAGTGGACGTGAGGCACGGGTTCGTCGGCTCGATTGACGAGTACATCGCCAGCCCGTACTTCCCGAAGGTTTACCAGCTTGTGACTAGGGATGGATACCGGATAGTCGCCCAGGCACCGGCCACTCTGAAAGGACACGAACACGTCGACGTCACCGGCGATTTCCTCGCGAACTTGGAGGACAGGCTCCTCAAGATAGTGAATGAGAGGCTGAACCCCGAGCTCCGCTCAAAGCTCATGATAGTCATGAACAACCTCGATGAGAACGAGAGGCTATACGCCCTCTTCATCTTTGCCTCAGCACCCAGCGAGGATGACCTGAACAGGGTGTTGAGCGAGTACAGCACGGACAAGATAGAGCAAGACGTAAAAACCATGTACGAGTTCTATAAGGACATGAGCTGGAGGGACGACTTTACCAGATACTGGAAGATATTTGCGGGGGAGGTGTGA